One stretch of Alcaligenes aquatilis DNA includes these proteins:
- a CDS encoding acetyl-CoA carboxylase carboxyltransferase subunit alpha, with product MRNTFLEFEQPLAELEGKIEELRYVQSDSAVDISEELSRLQQKSQTLAKNIYAKLTPWQTALVARHPQRPYTLDYVNQIFSDFHELHGDRMYADDLAIVGGLARFNGTPCMVIGHQKGRDTKERARRNFGMPRPEGYRKALRLMHLAEKFGIPVFTFVDTPGAYPGIGAEERGQSEAIGHNLFAMAKLRVPIISTIIGEGGSGGALAIAVGDVVSMLQYSTYAVISPEGCASILWRSADKAPVAAEALAITAPRLKELGLVDRVINEPIGGAHRDPTMMARQLGRALADALRQVSGLSTEQLLAQRMERLLAYGRYQEVRA from the coding sequence ATGCGAAATACATTCCTGGAATTTGAGCAGCCTTTGGCCGAGCTCGAAGGCAAAATCGAAGAGCTCCGCTACGTGCAATCTGATTCCGCTGTGGATATTTCAGAGGAACTCAGCCGTCTGCAGCAAAAAAGCCAGACGCTGGCCAAAAATATTTACGCCAAGCTCACGCCTTGGCAAACGGCCCTGGTTGCTCGCCATCCGCAACGTCCCTACACGCTGGACTATGTAAACCAGATCTTCTCGGACTTTCATGAGTTACATGGCGACCGCATGTACGCGGATGACCTGGCTATTGTGGGTGGTCTGGCCCGTTTCAACGGCACACCGTGCATGGTCATTGGTCATCAGAAAGGTCGTGATACCAAAGAGCGCGCCCGCCGCAACTTTGGCATGCCGCGCCCCGAAGGTTATCGCAAAGCCTTGCGCCTGATGCATCTGGCAGAAAAATTCGGCATTCCGGTTTTCACGTTCGTGGACACCCCCGGTGCTTACCCCGGTATTGGTGCTGAAGAGCGTGGCCAGTCCGAAGCGATCGGCCATAACCTGTTTGCCATGGCCAAACTGCGTGTGCCTATCATCTCCACTATTATTGGTGAAGGCGGTTCGGGCGGCGCGTTGGCCATTGCTGTGGGAGATGTGGTGTCCATGTTGCAATACTCCACCTACGCCGTCATCTCGCCCGAAGGTTGCGCCTCAATTTTGTGGCGTAGCGCGGACAAAGCTCCTGTGGCGGCTGAAGCGCTAGCCATCACTGCCCCGCGTTTGAAAGAACTGGGTCTGGTTGATCGCGTGATCAATGAACCTATCGGTGGCGCGCATCGCGACCCCACTATGATGGCACGCCAATTGGGCCGCGCTTTGGCTGACGCC